CAATTATGACAGTTTTACATGATGATGAATTTAACGATTTTGTGACAAGAAAATTCCTACAAGGGCACAGAAATTTCTATCTTGGGGCATGTTTTGCACAATGGAAGGGGACAAAGTTTTCCATCCTGAGGCACTCAAGGAATTTACAGAAGACCTGTGAAATGAAGAAGGTTAAAAGAGATGGGAAACTTGTGAATGCCAGTGATGCCACCTCATTTGAAGGAAATATTTCTCGCATAACCAGTAAAGTATGCACaaaaaaggttgttgttttttttgttttttttttaaaggattttATTGTTTTAACTGCTtcgttttgacttttttttcagaCTTGATTACCAAGACACATTATAGTTGTTACTTTATCATGCTCAGTCCAGGTGGGGAAAAAGTTGAAACAGGTGGTATTAATTTCAGAAGTTTAATAACaatactttgtaaaaaaaaaaaaaaaaaaaagatatagaaaaaaatgtgtatatatatatatatatatatatatatatatatatatataaacacataataAGGAAAAGTTGATAGCAGTAATGTAAGAATCATGGAAGGGTCTTGAAGTGCTTGTTGGTGCCCTTGACATTCAGGCAATCACTGAATAAGTCTTATTTTTTATTccatttgcaacaacaacaaaaattaaaaaattaaaaaatcaacaaaaaaaatcaataaagtggcagaaacaaaaaagaaatacatagtAAAGGATTAGGTAGTGTTACTCCACAACTGTACAGTCCCTGTTTGAATAATCATAATGCCTTTTGTCTTAAACAAGAGTAACAGTATCCCTCATTCATTATTTGTAATGACAGATCAGCAGATGCGCGCAGTGGAGAGTGGCAGCTTCTCCACATCAACATGTACAGACTCCAGCACAGTGTCAACAGCGACTGCCATTGCTGTCTCAGACTGCTTGTGGTTACAGCAGAACAGTACAGCTGACAGATGGGGAGAAGGCCATCGTTGAGAAACTGAAGTCCAAATTCCCTGGTGCCAAGGTCATCGAAGTTAGTGATGTTTCAGGTAAAAGGTCACAATTTGCAATTGTGAAAAAGAAATTTCGAAAAAAATTTGTGAAATGTTTggctgtcaattttttttttctttttctggttgtgGTTACTTTTCATCACATGTGTTTGGCTTTTGGTAACAGATTgctggaactcttttttttttttttttttttttttcttttttttgctgccccatcatctgcgccatttcagtggcattactctcatgccgctcatttagatttccccatacacggccacacctgggttcgtccgtcacagttccagcgtcagcagtccgcagggaaccatcgatgttaggccgccaggaggccacacaccagacgagactctgcactgctgctgagtcacttcggtggtgttcagtggtgcctgttctgattcagcatacttaggacaccacctactaagccccctactaacgacaataatggcttagtcgtggagccagactgagtgagcgtccctcccagagtggagaccgccaccacatcccgcAAACAAAAGCCCCACATgcatctgccgacactgaagacaatgacaggactcgccccaagcacagtggaggggtattgaaactgaggtcaccatgagagcagggcatgaaaggccacagactttgagactgttttgtttagattgatgatgatggaggaggaggatgacaataacaatgttgctatggaggtccattttggtttgggactgcatgacaaggctgtactctatgcatcctgtcataatgatatcctggtgttaaccaggcccatgagatacagacacttgcagtgttggtcaggtaattagagcaacacacacagacgcatccttgaagtggatgacacttgactgtgtggtcccagtctccccatttaagcccacagcacactcagctctgggtaggagccggctgaaaaacccaccttcactgggattcgaacccgcatcctcccagccattagtccgcgacgctaaccactttgtcaCAGCGGCTAGTTTTTGATATTTTGTTTGATGGGTCACTTGTGGTGGCTCTagcaatatgtttgtgtgtgtggtgttgggtaatTTACTAATTACTAATTTTGTGAAGTTTTAAAATGTATATTTAATTCCTTATTGTATATattaaggttgttgtttttttctgccttgcaATTAGCACACGATTTGGAATGGATAGATGACCAGTTGTGAATGAAATTTTTAAAACATTTACCATTGTcttgtatttgtgtatttttcaGGTTTAGACTTTGAAGACAACTAATTATGAATATATAAGATACTCTGTTTCCCCTTCAGGACATACCTTGTATTCAGTTTAGTTCATTTGCATAAATTACTTCTTGTGACTTATGTTAATAAAATGTTTacatgtggggggaaaaaaactaaacaaaaaacaactcccaACTAATTTGAATCAACAAATGAATGTCAGGTTTACTCAGAAATCCATGagatatttttccttttttttttttttttttttgtttttgtgtgtgtgtgtttttttgttttttggtccacAGTAACTTTTGACATTTTCCAGTACATCACTGTAAATCAATGTGTATGTTAACACTAATCACAGCCAAATAGGCAGAGAAAATAGACATGTAAGTAAATTAGAAGAGTATGATGAAATTATGCCATTAAGAATTGACATGGGATTTCTTGTAAGGTAAGAAGAGTCAAATTAAAATGTTCACCTTTTTCAGTATTTGAAAGAATAGCCATCTTTTGATTGTTATTACAATTGTTGAAAAATACTTACATTTTATTCATAATGTTTTATAAGAAGAATCATCCTCAAATGTAGTtacataattttcttttcttaaaaaggAGATTGCCTTCAAATATTCATTGCAACCCATTTACTCTTCACACTATCACAATAAgatttgtgtttgttctgttctttttatgcacaatttttttggttttgtttctttgttgctgccatatcatcagcaccgtttcagtggcatgactcccatgccactcattctaagtcccacatacacagccacacctgggttcatctgctGCAGTCAATGATACCAATAGCAGTCCTAgaaggccacacactagaggagacccagCCCTGCTACTGGGTCACTTCA
The sequence above is drawn from the Babylonia areolata isolate BAREFJ2019XMU chromosome 26, ASM4173473v1, whole genome shotgun sequence genome and encodes:
- the LOC143300540 gene encoding bolA-like protein 3, which produces MLRILHLTRQISRCAQWRVAASPHQHVQTPAQCQQRLPLLSQTACGYSRTVQLTDGEKAIVEKLKSKFPGAKVIEVSDVSGGCGAMYQISIEAEEFKGKRTMQQHRLVNEALAEEIKEMHGLQLNTRVPGNS